The Nitrospira sp. CR1.1 sequence CGGCAATCTCCAGCGGGGTTTCCCCGTGACTCTTCTGATTCACGGGCGCGCCCCCGGCGAGAAGTATCTGCGCGGCGGCGAGATGTCCTCGCCGGACGGCTCGGTGCAGAGCCGAATCACCGCAGGTGCAGATCGCTCTGATGTCGGCCCCGTTGCTAAGGAGCGCTTCAATGGTGTCGGCATGGCCCTGCTCCGCTGCTGCCAATAGGGGCGTAAAGCCCTGTTTTCCTCTCGCATCGGGGTTTGCTTCATGCTGCAAGAGAAGCGTCACCACATCGGTGTGCCCTCGCTTGGCCGCCTCATACAGTGCCGTCTTCCCGTTCCCGTTGCGCTGGTCCACTGCCTGTCCATCAGTCAGGAGAGACGCGGCAGTGGAAACATCGCCTCGCGCGGCCGCAATATGGAGCGGGGTCCAGCCATTGGCCTTCAGGATAAACGGCGACAGCATCAGGGCGTCGATGTCGTAGGGATCATGGGTCGTTTTGATTTGTCCGAGCATCCAGTACGCCATTCCCGACAACAACAGATAATTCAACAGACAGGCCAGGACGGCCACAGCGATGCCTGTGGGCCGGCGCGAGAGATCGACCGGAAGATCGCACTCCGGCGAGCGGTCGATCATGTCTTCATCGGTCGGCCTCGCTCCCGGGTTGAGGAGTAGGAGATTCGCCTGACAAGAAGGACAGGGAACTTGGTGCAACGGCAGGCCGGGGACGGCTGCGCAGGAGATATTCGTCTGACAGAAGGGACAGATTGCGGTCTGGGCAGAGTCCGATGGTGTCAGCGCGGGGGGTGCAGGTAGTGCCGCGCCAGGGTGAACGGTAGTCATGGTGCCTTACGACCCTTCGCTCGGGCGCCTGTTGGACGGTCCCGTAAGTGGGTGATCGGTGAATATTGAAAAGCATAGCGCAAAACGGGAGGAGCGCAACCGCCCGCGTAGATTGGGGCGGGCGGTTCCCCGGCGCTGACCGGGTTTCAGGGATAGGAATGAGGAACGGGAATTGAAGCGTTATGTGGGGGGGAATCGCGTGATGGTGACAGGGGCATACGTCAGGTGCGGGCCTTCGGGACGACGGTGGCTTAATGAATGGCGGAGCCAAGCCTTGTCGTTTCTCGTCGGGAAGTCGGCCCGGTAGTGGGCCCCGCGGCTTTCTTCCCGTCCTAATGCGCCCACGACGATGGTTTCGGCGATCTCCAGCAGGCACTGCAATTCCAAGGCGTGAATCAGGTCGGTATTGAAGATGCGTCCCTTGTCCTGCACGCACATGTGCGCTGCGCGACGTTTCAAGACTTGAACGGCACCGAGCGCCTCCTCGATG is a genomic window containing:
- a CDS encoding tetratricopeptide repeat protein; the encoded protein is MTTVHPGAALPAPPALTPSDSAQTAICPFCQTNISCAAVPGLPLHQVPCPSCQANLLLLNPGARPTDEDMIDRSPECDLPVDLSRRPTGIAVAVLACLLNYLLLSGMAYWMLGQIKTTHDPYDIDALMLSPFILKANGWTPLHIAAARGDVSTAASLLTDGQAVDQRNGNGKTALYEAAKRGHTDVVTLLLQHEANPDARGKQGFTPLLAAAEQGHADTIEALLSNGADIRAICTCGDSALHRAVRRGHLAAAQILLAGGAPVNQKSHGETPLEIAERDEDHELVALLQAHGGREFSEAKARRAQGIAFQKHGQIDNALFAYAEALNLDPEDYEAYYGRGTALLQKDAPDEALIAFQAAIRLNPTYMNAYSAAASVYTVRRQWDQALILWDQFLAYQPQNGRAHFERSIVKRGKGDSAGFLQGLQQACAMGHQAAC